One window of Mixophyes fleayi isolate aMixFle1 chromosome 3, aMixFle1.hap1, whole genome shotgun sequence genomic DNA carries:
- the DUSP28 gene encoding dual specificity phosphatase 28: MSELFKVTDSLMISNARAACKKNLLIAEGVTCCINISRRQPFPDFDLHTLRIPVFDHPLQDLSNYFDQCVDLIERTIESGGKCLVYCKHGRSRSATICIAYLIKYKNMALKDAFQV; the protein is encoded by the coding sequence ATGTCAGAGCTGTTCAAAGTGACAGATTCCTTAATGATCAGCAATGCTAGAGCGGCCTGCAAGAAGAATCTTCTCATAGCGGAGGGAGTGACTTGTTGTATCAACATTTCAAGGAGGCAGCCGTTTCCAGACTTTGATCTCCATACTCTACGAATCCCTGTGTTTGATCATCCGCTGCAGGACCTGTCTAATTATTTTGACCAGTGTGTGGACCTGATTGAGAGGACAATTGAAAGTGGGGGGAAGTGCCTCGTCTACTGTAAACATGGACGCAGTCGTTCTGCCACAATCTGCATAGCCTATCTGATCAAATACAAAAATATGGCGCTTAAGGATGCCTTTCAGGTATAA